Proteins from one Chroococcidiopsis sp. CCMEE 29 genomic window:
- a CDS encoding methylmalonic aciduria and homocystinuria type D protein: MQYSVHSPTEFISTHLEQLLPSWSVPVWSVLVVLQLCQFALIERTAETENYKDQLRQQFIDFGNHVVSKLRAMGYLADMFDPCTGWPLNSPPGQLRLDDVAVVRSILGYSVVNCGLCMTLVHPTWGKAVYPSTLMSSAPPHVLKEVVNSILVGNKAHLDGSDFVTGECCLQSPPYLLTSQLPATPSRNTTTPARDGAVLPSRV, encoded by the coding sequence ATGCAGTATTCAGTCCACTCGCCCACTGAGTTTATTTCTACTCATTTAGAGCAGCTATTACCTAGCTGGTCTGTTCCAGTTTGGTCAGTATTAGTGGTACTCCAACTGTGCCAATTTGCCTTGATTGAGCGGACAGCAGAGACAGAAAACTACAAAGACCAATTGCGTCAACAATTTATTGATTTTGGCAATCATGTGGTCTCCAAGCTAAGAGCTATGGGCTATCTGGCAGACATGTTCGATCCCTGCACTGGCTGGCCTTTAAATTCACCACCCGGACAACTGAGGCTCGATGATGTGGCAGTTGTCCGCTCTATCTTGGGCTACTCAGTTGTTAATTGCGGTCTCTGCATGACGCTTGTGCATCCGACTTGGGGGAAGGCTGTTTATCCCTCCACACTGATGTCGTCTGCACCGCCGCACGTATTAAAAGAGGTGGTAAACAGTATTCTTGTAGGCAATAAAGCTCACCTAGATGGCTCGGACTTCGTGACTGGTGAATGCTGTCTCCAATCACCCCCTTACTTGTTGACTTCACAGCTGCCGGCTACCCCCTCCCGCAATACCACCACTCCTGCACGGGACGGGGCAGTTTTACCCAGTAGAGTGTAG